From Musa acuminata AAA Group cultivar baxijiao chromosome BXJ3-8, Cavendish_Baxijiao_AAA, whole genome shotgun sequence, one genomic window encodes:
- the LOC135645551 gene encoding alpha carbonic anhydrase 7-like: MRNSRIPFQWLRASLALLVVFQSHVMATEASGVGADWEYSYDPCSELGPQHWGDLHEEWETCKTGEQQSPISIKPSNIIVSPSLWILRTGYDTRPAFLQNKGHEILVNWTESPGDLMIGEKTYHLRQCHWHSPSEHELYGKRYPLELHMVHTTPEGEIAVIGMLYEFGQFADPLLNQLSEGLIALQNQDIVYVGTIRPPLIGGREPYFRYSGSLTTPPCGEPVTWTVMKEVKSVTESQLASLRIPVHDKDNARPVQPINGRNVYMYKPPHEDHASS; this comes from the exons ATGAGGAACTCTAGAATTCCATTCCAATGGCTGCGTGCTTCACTAGCCCTCCTCGTCGTCTTCCAATCACATGTCATGGCAACGGAAGCAAGTGGTGTTG GAGCTGATTGGGAATACAGCTACGATCCATGTAGCGAGCTCGGACCTCAACACTGGGGAGACCTTCATGAAGAATGGGAGACGTGCAAAACTGGAGAACAACAATCACCCATTTCGATTAAACCAAGCAATATCATCGTCAGCCCATCACTGTGGATCTTGAGAACGGGTTACGACACCAGACCTGCTTTCTTGCAGAACAAGGGGCATGAGATCCTG GTGAATTGGACGGAGTCGCCAGGAGATCTTATGATCGGCGAGAAGACATACCATCTCCGGCAGTGCCACTGGCACTCACCGTCGGAGCATGAACTCTATGGCAAAAG GTATCCCTTGGAGTTGCACATGGTGCACACTACTCCGGAGGGAGAAATAGCAGTCATTGGCATGTTGTACGAGTTTGGTCAATTTGCCGATCCCCTCTTGAACCAG TTGTCGGAGGGCCTAATAGCTCTCCAGAATCAGGACATCGTGTATGTGGGGACTATCCGCCCACCTCTTATAGGTGGGAGAGAACCATACTTCAGGTACAGTGGCTCTTTGACAACCCCACCTTGCGGTGAGCCTGTGACATGGACGGTGATGAAAGAG GTGAAGAGCGTAACGGAGAGTCAACTGGCGTCGCTGAGGATTCCCGTGCATGAT AAGGACAACGCAAGACCAGTTCAGCCCATCAATGGACGCAACGTGTACATGTACAAGCCGCCGCACGAAGACCATGCCAGCTCTTAA